From Anopheles funestus chromosome 3RL, idAnoFuneDA-416_04, whole genome shotgun sequence, a single genomic window includes:
- the LOC125772026 gene encoding ribonuclease kappa produces the protein MPICGPKLSLCGLIISVWGIIQLLLMGVFYYINSVALIEDLPLEEHYPTPQEFYAAADVAYSQNAYNCWIAACIYVVTLLVSVQQFHANSRSTVA, from the exons ATGCCCATCTGCGGACCGAAGCTTTCCCTGTGCGGTTTGATCATCTCCGTCTGGGGTATAATCCAGCTG CTGCTGATGGGAGTGTTCTACTACATCAACAGTGTCGCCCTGATTGAGGATTTGCCGCTAGAGGAGCACTATCCGACGCCGCAAGAGTTCTATGCGGCCGCTGACGTCGCGTACAGTCAG AACGCCTACAACTGTTGGATCGCTGCCTGTATCTACGTCGTAACGCTGCTCGTCTCTGTCCAGCAGTTCCACGCAAACAGCCGTTCGACGGTCGCCTAA